In Beutenbergia cavernae DSM 12333, the DNA window GCCGGTCGTCGTCGGCGGGTCGGGAGACCCGACACAGCGGCGGCAGGTCGTCGCGACGGCGTCCTACGAGGCGCGAGAGTTCGGCGTGCACTCCGGCATGCCGCTCACCGTGGCGCACCGGCGTTGCCCCGATGCCGTGTTCCTGCCGTCCGACCACGCCGCGTACGACGAGGCGTCGCTGCACGTCTGGGCGACCGTGCGCACGTTCCCGGTCCTCGTGGAGGAGCTCGGCTGGGACGAGGGGTTCATCGGTGCACGAACTGCCGACCCGGAGGCTCTGGCTCGCGCGGTCCAGGCGGCGGTGCTCGAGGCGACCGGACTGCACTGCTCGATCGGGGTCGGGGACAGCCGCCTGCGCGCGAAGACGGCCACGGGCTTCGCGAAGCCGCGCGGCGTGCACCGGCTGACTGCCGAGACGTGGATGCCGGTGATGGGTCAGCGGCCGACGCGCGACCTGTGGGGCGTGGGCCCGCGCATCTCGGAGCGACTCGCGGGGCTCGGGATCCGTACGGTCGCGGATCTCGCGGCGGCCGACGAAGCCGCTCTCGTCGCCGAGTTCGGGCCCACGAACGGGCCGTACGTGCTCGACCTCGGCCGCGGCGGCAGCGACGCCCGCGTCGCGAGCGGGCCGCCGCCGCGGATGGGGCGCAGCCGGGAGGTGACGTTCCCGATCGACCTGACGGACGCCGTCGACGTCCTCGGGCACGTGCTCGAGATGGCGCGGGAACTGACGACGGCGACGCTCGCCGACTCGCGTCTCGTCGCCAGGGTCGCGGTGAAGGTGCGCGAGGCGCCGTTCTTCACGTCGACCAAGATCGCGAAGGTCCTCCCGGGGCCGACGGCGGAGGTGGCGGTCGTGGAGGAGACGGCGGCCCGGGTGCTCGAACGCTTCGGCGAGCTGCGGCCGGTGCGGCTGCTCGGCGTCCGCGTGGAGTACGACCGGCCCGCCTGACGTGACGGCGTCAGGTCAGCTGGGACGTCGCGCCGAGCTCGTGGGCGACGTCGGCGAGCGTCCCGGCGAACGACTCCCTGGTCCGCGCGGCGAAGCCCACGAAGAACCCGTTCGCGAGGCCGACGCCCCAGCGCGCGCGGTTCGCCACGTTCCGCACGCGGTGCTCGACGAGCGTGCCGTCGGGATGCGTGCTCACCGTCCACTCGCCGCGATACCACCAGCCGCCCTGGATCGCGAGGTGGTCGGCGGCAAGCTCGACCGTGGACCGGTGCCCCGGGGTGTCCTCGACGACGAACGTGCCCTCCGGGTGGGGACCGCCGGGCAGCAGCGACGCGACGAGGGCGTCCCGGACGCGGTCCGGCGGTGCGGTCACGACGCCCGACACCTCGGTGATCATGCGGGCCACTCGACGTCCCTCCCGTGCGGGGCGACGGCGTGATCGCCGTCGTCCGCATGCGATCCTGCCACTCGCGTCCGCTGGCGCGTGCTGCGGTCCGGTGCGTCGCTGGCAGCTGATCCGTGTGTCAGTGCCTCCGGGTCACCGGTGTCGGAGGCGTCTGGCAGCGTCCGGGCATGACACAGCAGACGAAGATCGACCGGGTGCTCGAGGAGTTCCTCGACGCCCAGTCACGGGGCCGCTCGCCGGCCACCGGCGAACGGTACGCGCGGGTGATCGCGCAGCTGCGGGAGTTCCTCGACGTCGTCGAGGTGGACGCGATGCTCGGCACGGATCCCGGCACGATGCTGCGCGCCGAGCGGGAGTTCGGAGCCTCCGGTGCGTTCGCCAGGGTGTTCGATCCTGCCGAGCTCGCCGTGTGCCTGCGCGCGTTCCTCGCACCCGAGTGGCGGCTCGAGCCGCGGGCGCTGTGGGTCACGCAGGTCAGCCTGGTCGGCCGGTTCGTCACCTGGCTCCGCCGGCACGGCTGGATCGACATGCGTGTGTGGGCGTGCGCCGTGTGGGACGTCGAGGCGGAGGTCGTGCGGCAGCGCGAGCTCATCCGCGCGGTCGCGGCACAGGGCGGGCGGTCCGCCACCGGTGCTCCGGGTCCGTGACGGAGCCAGTGGCGTGGCCGGGCCTCAGCCGACGTGGCTCGCTGCCCTGGCCCCGAGCGCGGCGAACCCGTCCCGCCAGGTGGGGTGGTCGAGGCGGAACCCGAGCTCGCGGAGGCGGGCGTTGCTCACCGCGCGGCCCGGCGGGACGTCGTCGGGCGCCGGTGGCGGCGGGAGGCCGACGGCGGAGGCGAACGCCGCCCATCCACTCGCCGAGCGGCGCGGGATCGTCGTCGACGACGTTGACGACGCCGGCCGGCCAGTCGAGAGCGGCTGCGGCGGCGCGTGCGGCGTCGGCGACGTGGACGAAGCTCGTGATCGCGGAGCGACGGTCGGCGAGCCGGCCGCCGCGGGCGTCCTCGACGGCCGCGCCGTCGACGTCGAACCAGGTGCCCGGCCCGTACACCAGCCCGTACCGCAGCACGACGCCGAGCGGGACCTCGGCCACCGCGGTCTCGAGGGCGCCGACACCTGAGGAGTCCGTCGACACCGGTTCGTCCTCGCCGGCCCGCCCGGGCCCGGGCAGGTACGTCCAGGCGACGCTCTGCGCCACGACCCGCTCGACTCCGTGGGCCGCCGCGGCGTCGACGATCGCGCGGGTGGCGAGGGTCCGCAGGCGCGCGTTCGCGGTGTAGTCCCGCGCGCCCAGGTCCGTGAGCTGGTGCACGATCGCGTCCGGCGCGGCTTCCGCGACGGCCGCTTCGACGTCGTCCGCCCGACGAGCGTCGGCGACGACGGCGCCGAGTCCGGTCTCGCGCCACGCCTGCGCCGTCCGCTCGGACCGCGTCGCGCCCGTCACGCTGTGCCCGGCGGCGACGAGCCGGGGGAGCAGCTGCCGGCCGATCGCGCCGCTGCCGCCGAACACCAGGATCCGCACGCCCACCATCCTGCCGCACCGGCTCGACACGCGGACGCAAGGGCCGCCGTCGTCGTCGCCGGGACCTGAGTTCGTACGCTGGCGCCATGGCTTCCACCATCCCGGCCGGCTTCGCCGACCTGCTCGAGCGTCCCCTGTTCGCCCACCTCGCGACCGTCCACCCGGACGGGTCGCCGCAGAGCAGCGTCATGTGGTTCGTCTGGGAGGGCGACGTCATCCGCTTCACGCACACGTCCCGGCGGCAGAAGTACCGGAACGTCGCGCACGAGCCGCGCGTCGCGCTCTCGATCGTCGACCCGGACGACACCGGCCGCTACCTGGAGATCCGCGGTCAGGTGATCTCCGTGGAGCCCGACGACGCGGAGGCGTCCTTCTACCGTTCCCTCCAGGAGCGCTACGGCGACGTCTACCCGATCACCGACGCCGACGTCCGCGTGGTGATCACCGTGCTGCCCGAGTACGCCCGCGGACGCGGCGAGGGCGACACCTCCTCCGTCGTGTCCTGACCGCTGACGCCGGCGACGCCGGGCGGGCCACCACGCCCGTCCGGGTCGTCGTCGGCGCCCGGTGCCAGGATGAGCCGGTGAACGTCGTGGTGGCCGAGGGGGACGACGAGGTCGTGCACCTCGAGGTCGTCGGCGAAGGGGACGACGATGGCCCCGCCGCGGGGACGGCGGCCCGCACGGTGTCGCGCGACGACTGGCCGGGCGAGGTCGCGCGGACGGAGGCTGCGGCGCACCTCGACGGCGGCCACGTGCGCTGGGTGTGGGACGACACGTCCCGCTGGTACCCAGAACTGCTCCGGGCCGGGGTGCGGGTCGAGCGGTGCCACGACCTGCGGCTCGCCCACACGATCCTGCGGCGCTCCACCTCCTCGGCGTCCTCCGATCTCGCGCGGGCCGACCCGGGCCCGTGGGACGTCGCCCCGGAGGTGGGCGAGGGCGCCGAGGAGGCGTCGCCGTCGTCCACGCCGAGTCTCTTCGAGCAGTGGGAGGCGCCGCCGCCACGGCCGGAACGCCCGGATCCTCTGGCGGAGCTGGCGCTGCAGGAGGCGGCGCTGCGGTCCGCAGGAGACGACGCCGGCCGGCTCCGTCTTCTCATCGCCGCCGAGTCGAGCGGCGCACTCGTGGCCTCGGAGCTGCAGCACGACGGGCTCCCGTTCCGGGTCGACGTGCACGACGCGACCCTCACCCGCATGCTCGGCCCACGCCCCGCACGGGTGGGGCAGCGGCCGGCGCTGCTCGAGGCCCTCGCCGCCCAGGTCCGCGACGCGCTCGACGTCCCCACGCTCAACCCGGACTCCCAGCCGGACCTGCTGCGCGCGCTCCGCCGGAGCGGGCTCGACGTGACCTCGACCAGCAAGTGGGAGCTGCAACGCTCCGAGCATCCCGCGGTCGCGCCCCTCCTGGAGTACAAGAAGCTGTACCGCCTGCTCTCCGCGAACGGATGGGCGTGGATGGACCAGTGGGTGACGGACGGGAGGTTCCGCGCCGAGTGGGTGCCCGGCGGCGTCGTCACCGGGCGCTGGGCCACCCGCGGTGGCGGCGCGTTGCAGCTGCCGAAGGGGATCAGGTCGGCGGTGCGTGCCGACGACGGCTGGCTGCTCGTCATCGCGGACGCGGCGCAGCTCGAGCCGCGGATCCTCGCCGCGATGTCCGGCGACGACGCGATGGTCGCCGCCGGCGCTCGGGGCGACCTGTACGCCGGGCTGGTGGAGGCCGGCGTCGTCGACACGCGTGCGCACGCCAAGGTCGCCATGCTGGCCGCGCTGTACGGCGCGACCACCGGCCAGGCGGCGATGCTCGTGCCGCGGCTCGCCCGGGCGTACCCGCGCGCGGTCGGGCTGGTCGACGCGGCGGCCCGGGTGGGGGAGAACGGCGGCGTCGTCAGCACGTGGCTCGGGCGCTCGTCCGTGCCGCCCGGGGAGGCGTGGCACGCGGCGCAGTCGGCGGCCTCGGCCCCGGACGCCACGCCCGACGACGAGCGCCGCGCCCGGTCGCGCGCCCGCGACTGGGGCCGGTTCACCCGCAACTTCGTGGTGCAGGGGACCGCCGCGGAGTGGGCGCTGTGCTGGATGGCGGCGCTGCGCCGCCGGCTGGCGTCGCTCGAGGGCGACGCCGGCGTCCCGCGCCTCGCGTTCTTCCTGCACGACGAGCTCATCGTCCACACGCCGGGGGCCGTGGCCGACGACGTCGCCGCGGCGGTGCGCGACGCCGGCCGCGAGGCGTCGCGGCTGCTGTTCGGGCCAGGCGCGCCGGAGGTGCCCCTCGACGTGGTCGTCGCCGAGGACTACGGGGAGGGCGGGGACGCCGACGCCCTTCCCGTCATCGACGACGAGTAGCCGCCGCGGCGCGGGGGAGACCGGGTCTGGGCCGGGAGACGCTGACGGACGGGCTGGGAGCGGCGGCCGCTGCCCGGCCCTACGCTGGCCGGATGGATGCCGACGAGCGCTTGGCCGTGTTCCTGGACTACGAGAACCTCGCGCTCGGTGCGCGCGAGCACCTCGGGGGGATGGCGTTCGACTTCGGGCCGATCGCCGACGCTCTCGCTGTGCGAGGACGCGTGGTCGTGCGGCGCGCGTACGCGGACTGGTCGTACTTCGACGACGACCGGCGCGCCCTCACCCGGCACCAGGTCGAGCTCATCGAGATGCCGCAGCGCATGGGCG includes these proteins:
- a CDS encoding DNA polymerase IV; this encodes MDATDGEIERTAWVLHLDLDQFIAAVEVLRRPELAGKPVVVGGSGDPTQRRQVVATASYEAREFGVHSGMPLTVAHRRCPDAVFLPSDHAAYDEASLHVWATVRTFPVLVEELGWDEGFIGARTADPEALARAVQAAVLEATGLHCSIGVGDSRLRAKTATGFAKPRGVHRLTAETWMPVMGQRPTRDLWGVGPRISERLAGLGIRTVADLAAADEAALVAEFGPTNGPYVLDLGRGGSDARVASGPPPRMGRSREVTFPIDLTDAVDVLGHVLEMARELTTATLADSRLVARVAVKVREAPFFTSTKIAKVLPGPTAEVAVVEETAARVLERFGELRPVRLLGVRVEYDRPA
- a CDS encoding NAD-dependent epimerase/dehydratase family protein yields the protein MRILVFGGSGAIGRQLLPRLVAAGHSVTGATRSERTAQAWRETGLGAVVADARRADDVEAAVAEAAPDAIVHQLTDLGARDYTANARLRTLATRAIVDAAAAHGVERVVAQSVAWTYLPGPGRAGEDEPVSTDSSGVGALETAVAEVPLGVVLRYGLVYGPGTWFDVDGAAVEDARGGRLADRRSAITSFVHVADAARAAAAALDWPAGVVNVVDDDPAPLGEWMGGVRLRRRPPAATGARRRPAGPRGEQRPPPRARVPPRPPHLAGRVRRARGQGSEPRRLRPGHATGSVTDPEHRWRTARPVPRPRG
- a CDS encoding PPOX class F420-dependent oxidoreductase; protein product: MASTIPAGFADLLERPLFAHLATVHPDGSPQSSVMWFVWEGDVIRFTHTSRRQKYRNVAHEPRVALSIVDPDDTGRYLEIRGQVISVEPDDAEASFYRSLQERYGDVYPITDADVRVVITVLPEYARGRGEGDTSSVVS
- a CDS encoding bifunctional 3'-5' exonuclease/DNA polymerase — translated: MNVVVAEGDDEVVHLEVVGEGDDDGPAAGTAARTVSRDDWPGEVARTEAAAHLDGGHVRWVWDDTSRWYPELLRAGVRVERCHDLRLAHTILRRSTSSASSDLARADPGPWDVAPEVGEGAEEASPSSTPSLFEQWEAPPPRPERPDPLAELALQEAALRSAGDDAGRLRLLIAAESSGALVASELQHDGLPFRVDVHDATLTRMLGPRPARVGQRPALLEALAAQVRDALDVPTLNPDSQPDLLRALRRSGLDVTSTSKWELQRSEHPAVAPLLEYKKLYRLLSANGWAWMDQWVTDGRFRAEWVPGGVVTGRWATRGGGALQLPKGIRSAVRADDGWLLVIADAAQLEPRILAAMSGDDAMVAAGARGDLYAGLVEAGVVDTRAHAKVAMLAALYGATTGQAAMLVPRLARAYPRAVGLVDAAARVGENGGVVSTWLGRSSVPPGEAWHAAQSAASAPDATPDDERRARSRARDWGRFTRNFVVQGTAAEWALCWMAALRRRLASLEGDAGVPRLAFFLHDELIVHTPGAVADDVAAAVRDAGREASRLLFGPGAPEVPLDVVVAEDYGEGGDADALPVIDDE